The stretch of DNA CCTTCCAGCGTGAGCCCGACTACGTGTTCACCGTCGCCGCCTCGGCAGCGGTGGGCACCGTCATCGCCACCGGCATCGATGGCGCACGCTGGGACCGCCAGTGGGGCGGCGGTGAACTGGGCCAGTTCTCGCTGATCGGCGGCACGCTGAACGTCGCTGTCGCGCTGACCGGCCTCAACTTCGTCAAATCCTTCGTCACCGACACCGGCAAGATCGTCCTGATCGACGTCCAGTAAGGAGCGCCTACCCGTGGAAGCAAGTCAGACCATCGCCAATTACCAGGCGCTCACCATCCGCCGCGACGCCGCTGTCGGCATGTCCGTCATGGACGAGGCCGGTGGCGTCATCATCTACCAATCCGCCGACGTGTTCGCGGTCACCGGCGGGGCGCTGGCGGTCTCGGCCGATCTTACCGAGACCGCCTCGCCGGTCCGTGTGATCCTCGACACCGGCATGGTTGTCGATGTCACGATCGAGGACGTGGTCGCGGAAGAGACGGACACCTCCGAGTGATCCGCATCCGCCTCCCTCGCACTTCAAGGTGCGGGCGACCGAGTGGATGCTCGCGTCGATCAAGACCACGATCGGTGTCGGCCTGCTCTCGCCGCTGCCCTTCTTCGGCAACCCGACAATGATCGGCATGGCGCGTCTGGCCTCTCAGCACACCTGGGGCTGGATCGCGTTCTGCGCCGGGGTGCTTCACCTGACCATGCTCTACGTCAACGGGACGTGGCGCCGCAGCCCGCACCTTCGCGCGCTGTGTTCGGGGATAGGCACGATGTTCTGGTTTCAGGTGTGCATCGGCTTCTCGTCGTCACCGATCCCGACGACCGCATGGCTGATCTACCCGTGGCTGTTCATCTTCTCGGTCCGCAACGTCGTGGCGGCGATGCAGGACGCGCGTTCGGCGGATGACTACCACAAGGGGGGACTGATCGGTGGGAGCAAATGATGCGTTGGCCGATGCAGCTTCGTGGGTTCCGCTGGTCGGCGCAGGCGTCGGGGCCGCAGTCGCCGGGTTCCTCGGGTACAAGACCGGGCATGCCAAGGAAAAGCCGGAATACGAGCCGGTGCTCGCGAGTGCGACGCTTAGCGATGGTCCGCTCATCCGCAGGCTCATCGACGCGATCGAGGGGCATACCGAGAGCCTTCGCGACAACAACGAACTGCTCCGCGCCGAAGCGCACCGCCGGGAGGTGGACGCCGAGGTGCGTGAAGCCCTGCGAGCAAGGGGGATAAAGGAATGACCAGGACAATCAGCGATCCCGGTAAGGCATTCATCCAGACCCGCGAGGGCTATGCCAAGGATATCGGCGATGGCCGCGTGCAAGCCTACCCCGACCCCGGCACCGGCAGCGCACCGTGGACCATTGGCTGGGGCTCGACAGGCCCGGATATCGTCAAGGGCACGATCTGGACTCGGGCGCAGGCACAGGCCCGGTTCGATGCCCATGTGGCCGAGTTCGTGGCGGGCGTGGACCGCCTGATCGGCACCGCCCCAACGACACAGAACCAGTTCGATGCGATGGTGTCGCTGGCCTACAATATCGGGCTAACGGGCTTCGGCCAGTCCACCGTCCTGCGCAAGCATAAGGCCAGTGACTATGCCGGTGCAGCCGCTGCCTTCGCGCTGTGGAACAAGGCTGGTGGCCGGGTGATGCAGGGGCTCGTCAACCGTCGCGCTGCCGAAGCCAAGGTGTACGCGGCGCCATGACCCCGGCCCGCTCCCTCTCAAAATGGGCGCTGATCTTCGCCGCTGTGTTCGGCCTGGTGATGATCGCGCTGTCCATCTGGCTGACGTGGATTCTTTCCTCGCAGTCGTGGTGCTCGCAGTCGCTGGGCGCGGTGAAGTACGCAATCGACAAGCTCAATGCCGTCCCGATCACCGACGCCGCTGGCGGGTGCTTTGCGCTCCAGACCACGCAGCTTGAGGCCCTGCGGCTGATCGCCCTGATTGCCGTGGGCGCGATCGCGGTCGGGCTGATCTCGTTCATCGTCGTCGGCATCCTCGGCGCCCGCCTTGAAGCGCATGGGCCTGCCGGGCTCGGGCTGAACATCGGCGCCGAGGATGCCGCCCAATCCGTTGCCACCGCCGCGCAAGACCGCGCGGATCATCTGAAGGACGATCACCCATGACCATCACCTCCGACCTCGCCGCCATCAAAGCCGCCGAAGCCAAGGCTATCCTCGCCGAGCAGACCG from Novosphingobium sp. 9 encodes:
- a CDS encoding lysozyme, whose protein sequence is MTRTISDPGKAFIQTREGYAKDIGDGRVQAYPDPGTGSAPWTIGWGSTGPDIVKGTIWTRAQAQARFDAHVAEFVAGVDRLIGTAPTTQNQFDAMVSLAYNIGLTGFGQSTVLRKHKASDYAGAAAAFALWNKAGGRVMQGLVNRRAAEAKVYAAP